In one Solanum dulcamara chromosome 1, daSolDulc1.2, whole genome shotgun sequence genomic region, the following are encoded:
- the LOC129902299 gene encoding short-chain dehydrogenase ptmH-like, translated as MEESREVVLITGCSNGGIGHELARAFAVKNCLVVATARSLTSMSDFQNDPRFFLQQLDVLSEQSVTHVLTNVLDKFGRIDVLVNNAGVQCVGPLAELPLSEIQHTFNTNVFGPIRLIQSVVPHMASRKKGKIVNVGSCSALAPGPWSGAYSASKAAVHSFTDTLRLELRPFGIDVITVVPGAVTSHIGDTAIANYSKMPEWKLYKKFEEPIRARAHFSQGPKSTPAEEFAKRTVNAVLKEKPPAWFSIGHLSTIAAIMYHLPLFIRDFIVRKGMKC; from the exons ATGGAGGAAAGCAGGGAAGTAGTTCTAATAACCGGCTGCTCAAATGGCGGTATAGGTCATGAGTTGGCTCGAGCTTTTGCTGTCAAGAATTGCCTTGTTGTCGCCACAGCTCGATCCTTGACATCCATGTCCGATTTCCAAAATGACCCACGATTCTTTCTTCAACAACTCGATGTTTTATCTGAACAAAGTGTGACTCATGTACTCACCAATGTTCTTGACAAATTTGGGCGTATTGATGTTCTTGTTAATAACGCTGGTGTACAGTGTGTTGGCCCTCTTGCTGAACTCCCTTTATCTGAAATTCAACATACCTTCAATACTAATGTCTTTG GTCCCATAAGGTTAATTCAATCTGTTGTTCCGCACATGGCATCCaggaaaaaagggaaaattgTCAATGTGGGAAGTTGTAGTGCTTTGGCTCCAGGACCGTGGTCTGGTGCTTATAGTGCATCCAAAGCTGCTGTACATTCATTTACTGATACCTTGAG ACTGGAACTTAGGCCATTTGGCATTGATGTCATCACTGTTGTCCCTGGAGCTGTGACTTCCCACATTGGAGACACTGCCATTGCCAATTACAGTAAAATGCCAGAGTGGAAGTTGTACAAGAAATTTGAAGAACCAATCCGGGCACGAGCACATTTCTCACAAGGCCCAAAATCAACTCCTGCAGAAGAATTTGCAAAGAGGACTGTGAACGCTGTGCTGAAGGAGAAACCTCCAGCTTGGTTTTCTATTGGCCATTTGTCTACTATTGCAGCAATCATGTACCACCTTCCACTTTTTATCAGAGACTTCATTGTCAGGAAAGGGATGAAGTGTTGA